From a single Cyclobacterium marinum DSM 745 genomic region:
- a CDS encoding efflux RND transporter permease subunit: protein MIKKIIERPVLASVISILIIIAGLISLMRLPVTRFPDIAPPSVRVGVSYPGGNAETVAKSVLLPLEEAINGVENMTYIRSKATNSGQGSINIFFKPGTDPDIAAVNVQNSISREIGELPPEVIQEGISVVKRLSGNIMTINIIAEGEDSPYNETFIQSYSRINVKRELLRVEGVAQASFVGRRTYAMRVWLNPEKLALYGLVPQDITSQINDQNFEAAPGRFGETSEEIFETIIKHKGRFSTPEEYENIVIKSNKDGSILYLRDIARVELGASNLGSDNTVNGKAAATINITQTSDSNAKEIDQNIREVMERISKNFPEGITYEISYSVRNQIDESINQVVLTIIEACILVFIVVFVFLQDLRSTIIPAIAIPVSLIGTFFFLQLLGFSVNVLTMFALVLAIGIVVDDAIVVVEAVHHKMTHSKLPANKATIAAMNEISTAIISITIVMAAVFVPVGFMEGPVGLFYKQFAYTLIFAILISALNALTLSPVLCALMLKPAEEYEDKNASKFGRIKRRVFTAFESGFDAFTNKYISLVTHLLKRKWIPLSALVILLVLTVLMFRSTPSAFIPSEDDSFLTYSLTMPPGSSLHRTSGPMQQVDSILRKHPAVKSVNSISGFNVMENAPSPSFGMGYINLKPIHERGEIQELDALITNLISELSHIPEANINVFARPTVQGFGEFSGLEMIIQDRVGENFTEFNDAADKFIAELNERPEIENAFTTFNANFPQYQMNIDYVKAKNMGVSVQNMMRSVQAYFGRLQSGDFNRFGRQYRIFVQADIPYRTEKKSMDAIFVRNNLGEMVPVNTMVSLEEVNGPEIVNRYNLFNSITINATPADGYSTGDAMNAIEEIAAELPTNYSYEWTGMSLEEKKSGLQTAIIFILSIVFVFFLLAAQYESYWLPFAVLLSIPCGLLGVFVAINLAGIDNNIYVQVSIIMLIGLLAKNAILIVEFAAQKRAQGLSIFNAAVEAARLRIRPIIMTSFAFIAGLIPLMRTVGASAQGNKSVSIGAAGGMLFGVILGIFIIPTLYLIFQTLHEKTSRRLSKNKPVEA from the coding sequence ATGATTAAGAAAATCATTGAAAGGCCTGTCCTGGCTTCTGTTATATCGATATTAATAATTATCGCAGGACTGATTAGTTTAATGCGATTGCCGGTGACAAGGTTTCCGGACATTGCTCCCCCAAGTGTTCGAGTAGGGGTTAGTTACCCTGGTGGAAATGCAGAAACAGTAGCCAAATCTGTGCTTCTTCCTTTAGAAGAGGCGATTAATGGGGTTGAGAACATGACCTATATCCGCTCTAAAGCTACCAATTCAGGGCAGGGAAGTATCAATATATTTTTCAAGCCGGGTACCGATCCGGATATTGCAGCTGTCAACGTACAAAATAGTATTTCCCGAGAAATTGGAGAGCTCCCACCGGAAGTTATTCAAGAAGGAATCTCAGTTGTAAAAAGGTTAAGCGGTAATATTATGACCATAAATATTATCGCCGAAGGTGAAGACTCCCCTTATAATGAAACATTTATCCAGTCCTATTCCAGAATTAACGTAAAACGGGAATTGTTAAGGGTTGAAGGGGTAGCGCAAGCGTCCTTTGTTGGTAGAAGAACTTATGCCATGAGAGTATGGCTAAACCCTGAAAAGCTGGCTTTATATGGGTTGGTCCCGCAAGACATTACAAGCCAAATCAACGACCAGAATTTTGAAGCAGCTCCCGGCAGATTTGGGGAAACATCTGAGGAGATTTTTGAAACAATTATTAAGCACAAGGGTCGGTTCAGTACTCCAGAGGAATATGAAAATATAGTTATCAAATCAAACAAAGATGGATCTATATTATATCTTAGAGATATTGCCCGTGTAGAGTTGGGAGCCTCTAACTTGGGAAGTGACAACACGGTCAATGGCAAGGCTGCGGCCACGATTAACATTACTCAAACCAGTGATTCCAATGCCAAAGAAATTGATCAGAATATTAGGGAAGTAATGGAGCGAATTTCAAAAAATTTCCCTGAAGGGATTACTTATGAAATATCCTATTCTGTAAGGAATCAAATTGATGAATCGATCAATCAGGTAGTCTTAACCATTATAGAAGCCTGTATTCTTGTCTTTATCGTAGTATTTGTCTTTTTGCAGGACTTGAGATCCACGATTATCCCTGCCATTGCGATACCCGTTTCACTGATAGGTACTTTCTTCTTTTTACAGTTGCTCGGTTTTTCAGTTAACGTCTTGACCATGTTTGCTCTGGTTCTTGCCATTGGAATTGTAGTAGATGATGCCATCGTAGTGGTGGAGGCTGTTCACCACAAGATGACCCATAGTAAATTGCCTGCAAATAAAGCCACAATTGCTGCTATGAATGAGATTTCAACAGCAATTATTTCAATAACCATAGTAATGGCCGCCGTTTTCGTACCTGTAGGCTTTATGGAAGGACCCGTAGGTTTATTTTACAAGCAATTTGCCTATACCCTAATATTTGCCATACTCATATCTGCCCTAAACGCTCTGACGCTTAGCCCTGTCTTATGTGCATTAATGTTGAAGCCTGCTGAAGAATATGAGGATAAAAATGCAAGCAAATTTGGCAGGATAAAACGCAGAGTTTTCACCGCTTTTGAATCCGGTTTTGATGCCTTTACAAACAAATACATTTCCTTGGTAACCCACCTGCTAAAGAGAAAATGGATACCATTAAGTGCTTTGGTTATACTATTGGTTTTGACGGTATTAATGTTTAGAAGTACACCTAGCGCATTTATTCCCTCCGAAGACGACAGTTTTCTAACTTATTCTCTTACCATGCCTCCGGGTTCATCCTTGCACAGAACCTCAGGCCCAATGCAACAAGTGGACTCTATCCTTAGAAAACACCCTGCGGTAAAAAGTGTCAATAGTATTTCAGGATTTAATGTTATGGAAAATGCCCCCAGTCCATCTTTTGGGATGGGATATATCAACCTTAAACCTATTCATGAAAGAGGCGAAATTCAAGAGCTTGATGCATTGATTACAAACTTAATCAGTGAGCTATCTCATATTCCTGAAGCAAACATTAATGTATTTGCCAGACCTACAGTTCAAGGTTTTGGAGAGTTCTCAGGTTTGGAAATGATCATTCAAGACCGGGTAGGAGAAAACTTTACAGAGTTCAATGATGCAGCTGATAAATTTATCGCAGAATTGAATGAAAGGCCGGAAATTGAAAATGCCTTTACCACTTTCAATGCCAACTTCCCCCAATACCAAATGAACATTGATTATGTGAAAGCAAAAAACATGGGGGTAAGTGTTCAAAATATGATGCGTTCAGTACAAGCTTATTTTGGAAGGCTACAATCAGGTGATTTTAACCGTTTTGGCAGGCAATACAGGATTTTTGTTCAGGCTGACATTCCCTACCGAACAGAGAAAAAATCTATGGATGCCATCTTTGTCCGTAATAATCTTGGGGAAATGGTGCCTGTTAACACCATGGTTTCACTTGAAGAAGTAAATGGACCTGAAATTGTAAATCGGTATAACTTGTTTAATTCGATTACTATCAACGCTACTCCTGCCGATGGCTACAGTACCGGAGATGCAATGAATGCCATTGAAGAAATAGCCGCAGAACTTCCTACAAATTACAGTTACGAGTGGACAGGTATGAGTTTAGAAGAAAAAAAATCAGGTCTACAGACGGCAATTATCTTTATTCTAAGCATTGTCTTTGTATTCTTTCTACTAGCTGCTCAGTATGAAAGCTACTGGTTGCCATTTGCTGTATTGCTTTCCATACCATGCGGGCTTTTAGGTGTTTTTGTAGCCATTAATCTTGCAGGCATAGACAATAATATTTATGTGCAGGTAAGTATTATCATGCTCATAGGTTTGTTGGCCAAAAATGCCATACTGATTGTAGAGTTTGCCGCTCAAAAAAGAGCGCAAGGCCTTAGTATTTTTAATGCTGCGGTAGAAGCTGCTCGATTAAGAATACGTCCCATCATTATGACGTCATTTGCTTTTATCGCTGGTTTGATTCCTTTAATGCGAACCGTGGGAGCTTCTGCCCAAGGTAATAAATCTGTAAGTATTGGAGCTGCAGGAGGAATGCTATTCGGCGTAATCTTGGGAATTTTTATAATTCCTACGCTCTATCTGATCTTCCAGACTTTACATGAAAAAACCAGCAGAAGGTTAAGTAAAAACAAGCCCGTAGAAGCCTAA
- a CDS encoding efflux RND transporter periplasmic adaptor subunit, translating into MRLFKSKFNEYILLTSLILVISLANYSCDSKGEQVEVETLSLPVTTVKKDSAITTFEYLGAIEGKVNVEIRPQVEGLLDKIHVDEGDFVEKGQLLFSINALPYVERLKNAQAAVEVEKAKLENAKIEMERLQPLIDHEVISEVQMKTAQSNYEVAKASLAQAEALKATSQIDMQFTQIKAPVSGYIGLIPMRVGNLVAKGDDEPVTTLSDISEVYVYFAMSESNYLFYKKMKEDSTARRLNPNVKLILADGTIYSEEGVIDADAGQIDRNTGAITLRAKFDNPDKLLRSGNTGKIILEQIHPDVLMVPQQSITKIQDKNFVFILKADSTVERKEVKINGKAGQNFILNENNISEGTTIIQSGVNKIKDGMKIEAYQQVPTP; encoded by the coding sequence ATGAGACTATTTAAATCAAAATTCAACGAATACATTTTGTTGACATCATTAATCCTAGTAATTTCTTTGGCAAATTATTCTTGTGACAGTAAAGGAGAGCAGGTAGAAGTAGAAACACTTTCATTGCCTGTAACCACTGTGAAGAAGGATTCTGCAATCACTACATTCGAGTATCTAGGAGCCATTGAGGGTAAAGTAAACGTTGAAATTCGTCCCCAGGTTGAGGGGTTATTGGATAAAATCCATGTGGATGAGGGCGATTTTGTAGAGAAGGGTCAATTGTTGTTTAGCATAAATGCTTTGCCCTATGTGGAAAGGCTAAAAAATGCGCAGGCAGCAGTGGAAGTTGAAAAAGCCAAACTAGAAAACGCAAAGATCGAGATGGAAAGGCTACAACCTTTAATAGACCATGAGGTGATTTCCGAGGTACAGATGAAGACCGCCCAATCGAATTATGAAGTAGCCAAGGCCTCTTTGGCGCAAGCAGAAGCCTTGAAAGCAACGAGTCAGATCGATATGCAATTTACGCAAATTAAGGCCCCGGTAAGCGGTTACATAGGGTTGATACCTATGCGCGTGGGTAATTTAGTTGCCAAAGGTGATGATGAGCCGGTAACCACCTTATCTGATATCAGTGAGGTCTACGTTTATTTTGCAATGAGTGAATCCAACTATCTTTTTTACAAGAAAATGAAGGAAGATTCTACTGCACGGCGATTAAACCCAAATGTAAAGTTAATCTTGGCTGACGGAACCATCTATTCTGAGGAGGGGGTGATTGATGCTGATGCCGGGCAAATAGATAGAAACACCGGTGCCATCACCTTAAGAGCGAAATTTGACAACCCGGATAAATTATTGAGAAGTGGTAATACAGGGAAAATAATTTTGGAGCAGATCCATCCTGATGTGCTCATGGTACCTCAACAATCGATTACCAAAATTCAAGACAAGAACTTTGTATTTATTTTAAAAGCTGACTCTACAGTGGAAAGAAAAGAGGTGAAAATCAACGGGAAAGCAGGGCAAAATTTCATCTTGAACGAAAATAATATTTCTGAAGGGACAACCATTATACAATCGGGAGTAAACAAAATTAAGGATGGAATGAAAATAGAGGCCTATCAGCAAGTGCCAACGCCTTAA
- a CDS encoding RNA polymerase sigma factor yields the protein MTVSENKLSDSFLQHLADNKGILYKVARTYKRDEEEVKDLIQEITIHVWKAYPGYKPNLKFSTWLYRIALNVAISSYRKESKRAAINTMMDDRFVEIAAPADTAQNENVQQLYALIGEFKHFDRALMLLYLEEKSYAEISSIMGITVSNVATKLNRLKNILKEKFTSLNQK from the coding sequence ATGACAGTTTCAGAAAATAAGCTTTCGGATTCCTTCTTACAACACCTCGCTGACAACAAAGGCATACTTTACAAAGTGGCCAGAACTTATAAGCGTGACGAGGAGGAAGTAAAAGACTTAATTCAGGAGATCACTATTCACGTCTGGAAGGCTTATCCCGGTTACAAACCAAATTTGAAATTTTCAACATGGCTTTATCGAATCGCATTAAATGTCGCCATATCCAGTTACAGAAAAGAAAGCAAAAGGGCTGCTATAAACACCATGATGGATGATAGGTTTGTGGAGATTGCTGCTCCCGCAGATACAGCTCAAAATGAAAACGTCCAACAGCTTTATGCTCTTATAGGTGAGTTCAAGCATTTTGACAGAGCATTGATGCTGTTGTATCTGGAAGAAAAAAGCTATGCGGAGATCTCCTCAATTATGGGGATAACGGTTTCAAATGTGGCAACAAAACTCAATAGATTAAAAAACATCTTAAAAGAAAAATTCACTTCATTAAATCAAAAGTAA
- a CDS encoding LLM class flavin-dependent oxidoreductase: MKYSILDLAILKEGHDAADAYRRSLDIARHAESWGYKRFWLAEHHNMPYVGSSAPTVLMGHIAGGTKSIRVGSGGIMLPNHSPLMVAEQIGTLETLYPGRIDLGLGRAPGTDQKTAAVLRRGRLETVQEFPQDLEELQMFFSEDNLDAPVRAYPAEGLDVPVYLLGSSMDSAVLAAKKGLPYVFASHFAPTYFSQASTYYKQNFKATSQSSLPYLIACLNIIVADTDEEAAYLATSFYQMALGIIRGRSYPLSPPVKDMDDIWSPQEEAAIKHMMQYAFIGSYEKVSKELEVFIERHDLDEVMVTTNVYDHDKRLKSLQFTAKAFQSLSRQNQL; the protein is encoded by the coding sequence ATGAAATACTCAATTTTAGATTTAGCCATACTTAAAGAAGGACATGATGCTGCTGATGCCTATAGAAGATCTTTGGATATAGCCAGGCATGCGGAATCATGGGGATATAAGCGCTTTTGGTTAGCAGAACATCACAACATGCCATATGTGGGAAGTTCAGCACCTACAGTATTAATGGGCCATATTGCAGGAGGAACGAAATCTATTAGGGTGGGTTCCGGAGGTATAATGTTACCCAATCATAGTCCCTTAATGGTTGCCGAACAGATTGGAACTTTGGAAACGCTTTACCCAGGCAGGATTGATCTTGGATTGGGCCGAGCTCCGGGAACCGATCAAAAAACGGCTGCGGTTTTAAGAAGAGGCCGGTTAGAAACGGTTCAGGAGTTTCCTCAGGATTTGGAAGAATTGCAAATGTTCTTCTCTGAGGACAACCTAGATGCTCCTGTTCGAGCTTATCCTGCTGAAGGGCTTGATGTGCCGGTTTATCTGTTAGGCTCAAGCATGGACAGCGCCGTTCTCGCCGCAAAAAAAGGACTTCCTTACGTTTTCGCAAGTCATTTTGCCCCTACCTATTTCAGCCAAGCAAGTACTTATTACAAACAAAATTTCAAAGCAACCTCACAAAGCAGCCTTCCTTATTTGATAGCCTGTCTTAATATAATTGTTGCGGATACGGATGAAGAAGCAGCCTATTTGGCAACATCCTTTTACCAAATGGCTTTAGGAATCATTAGAGGGAGATCCTACCCTCTTTCTCCGCCGGTAAAAGACATGGATGATATATGGAGTCCTCAAGAGGAAGCTGCCATCAAACACATGATGCAATATGCATTCATAGGCAGCTATGAAAAAGTCAGCAAAGAATTAGAAGTCTTTATAGAAAGACACGATTTAGATGAAGTAATGGTCACCACCAATGTATATGATCATGATAAAAGGCTTAAATCTCTTCAATTTACTGCCAAGGCTTTTCAATCACTCAGTCGTCAAAATCAATTGTAA
- a CDS encoding alkene reductase, whose amino-acid sequence MQKQPLLESLTIGDLTLANRLIMAPMTRSRADNQEKAPTDLHAEYYKQRASAGLIITEGSQISQEAVGYINTPGIHSKAQVEGWKKVTKAVHDEGGKIFIQLWHVGRISHPDFHEGKLPLAPSAINPKAKSFTPKGFKDTVTPKEMSIPEIKQTIEDFKNAASNAWEAGFDGVEIHSSNGYLLHQFFSRTSNVRLDEYGGSIANRSKILFEIIDAIKEVIPENRIGLRLNPSLNGIFGMTMDEESIPTFDYIIENLNKYNLAYLHLSEPFNDVSDIPYAETEIAKRYRPLFDGKLIINAGFDQQKGNNFILEGLADAVAYGKLFISNPDLPERFEKNAALADWDESTFYTPGEKGYTDYPKIN is encoded by the coding sequence ATGCAAAAGCAACCACTTTTAGAATCCCTTACCATAGGAGATTTAACATTGGCCAACCGACTTATAATGGCCCCTATGACCCGAAGCAGGGCAGACAATCAAGAAAAAGCCCCCACTGATTTACATGCCGAATATTACAAACAAAGAGCCTCAGCAGGGCTTATCATTACTGAAGGTTCTCAAATTTCTCAAGAAGCTGTCGGCTATATCAATACTCCAGGAATCCACAGCAAGGCTCAAGTAGAAGGTTGGAAAAAAGTGACAAAGGCCGTACATGATGAGGGTGGGAAAATATTCATACAGTTATGGCATGTAGGACGGATTTCACATCCTGATTTCCATGAAGGAAAACTACCTCTAGCCCCCTCTGCCATAAACCCCAAAGCGAAGTCCTTTACACCTAAAGGATTTAAGGATACTGTCACTCCTAAAGAAATGTCAATCCCGGAGATTAAGCAAACCATAGAAGATTTTAAGAATGCTGCTTCAAATGCATGGGAAGCGGGATTTGATGGAGTAGAAATTCACAGCTCCAATGGTTATTTATTGCATCAATTCTTTAGTCGAACTTCCAATGTAAGACTCGATGAATATGGTGGAAGTATCGCCAATAGATCCAAAATCTTGTTTGAAATTATCGATGCTATTAAAGAGGTGATTCCTGAAAACAGAATTGGCCTAAGGTTAAACCCCTCACTAAATGGTATTTTTGGTATGACCATGGACGAAGAAAGTATACCTACCTTTGACTACATTATAGAAAACCTCAACAAGTATAACCTGGCATACTTGCATCTTTCAGAACCATTTAATGATGTTTCAGATATTCCCTATGCAGAAACAGAAATTGCCAAGAGATATCGCCCGCTCTTTGACGGGAAATTAATTATCAATGCCGGATTTGATCAACAAAAAGGAAACAACTTTATCTTGGAAGGATTGGCGGATGCGGTCGCCTACGGTAAATTGTTTATTTCCAACCCTGATTTGCCCGAGAGGTTTGAAAAAAATGCAGCATTAGCGGATTGGGACGAGTCTACTTTTTATACCCCCGGTGAAAAAGGCTATACAGACTATCCCAAAATAAATTGA
- the purL gene encoding phosphoribosylformylglycinamidine synthase, with the protein MKILFFQSPEKTIYALETNEAYKNNELEKLNWLFGGAVHLEDLKISGEFIGPRKEMITPWSTNAVEISQNMGIKGILRIEAFYPWIEGSSFDPMLQRLYKGLDQEVFAIAKTPDPIQYIEDIHTYNEKEGLALSKEEVAYLEGVSQSLGRPLTDSEVFGFSQVNSEHCRHKIFNGTFILDGEEKSMTLFQLIKATSKANKNGIVSAYSDNVAFVKGPKALQFAPKSSEKADFFEIKEIDTVISLKAETHNFPTTVEPFNGAATGSGGEIRDRMAGGTASIPLAGTAVYMTSYPRSEAGRSWEKDLEERKWLYQSPMDILIKASNGASDFGNKFGQPIICGSLMTFEHNEGELHWGFDKVIMQAGGVGFTAAPYSLKKAPEKSDRIVLMGGDNYRIGMGGSAVSSLNTGELSLSLEMNAIQRSNPEMQKRVSNVIRALAESDDNPIISIHDHGAGGHLNCLSELVENTGGTINLEKLPVGDPTLSAKEIIGNESQERMGLVVKDIHIDKIKKIADRERAPFYNIGQTTGDMQFKFENTQTGEKPVDWSLNHMFGSSPKTVLVDKKANQNFKAPEYNVQDFEQYLTNVLQLEAVACKDWLTNKVDRSVTGRVAKQQTTGELQLPLNNVAVMAMDYSGNKGIATSIGHSPIAALVSPEAGSRLAIAEALTNLIWAPLTDGLKGVSLSANWMWPAKNEGENDRLYRAVESTSDFAIALGINIPTGKDSLSMTQKYPGGQTVKSPGTVIISTVGECSDIKNVISPSLKATSESTLLYIDLSKDEAKLGGSSFAQSLNKIGNEVPNIKDAAYFKSAFATIQDLIKQNKVLAGHDISSGGLITTLLEMCFPNQNTGIDIHTSNLKEKDLIKALFAENPGLVIQVKDAADVSSFLNSQGVSAVEIATVNASGTVQIEGLNKSWEVSVLRDIWYKSSYLLDQQQSGKDLAKDRFDNYKNQPLNFSFPENWKGTYEALSLDPNRKTATGAKAAIIREKGVNGDREMAYSLWLAGFDVKDIHMTDLISGRENLEDVNMIVFVGGFSNSDVLGSAKGWAGAFLYNEKAKNALDNFYARKDTLSLGVCNGCQLMVELNLINPEHEKKAKMLHNDSNKFESAFVNVTIPKNDSVMFGTLSGQRLGVWVAHGEGKFYLPEEKDSYNFGMEYSYGAYPGNPNGSDHNVAGLVSKDGRHLAIMPHIERAIAPWNWPYYPEDLQKEDVSPWITAFINARNWVAEKISH; encoded by the coding sequence ATGAAGATTTTGTTTTTTCAATCCCCGGAGAAGACCATTTACGCTTTGGAAACCAATGAAGCGTACAAAAACAATGAGCTTGAGAAATTAAACTGGCTATTTGGAGGTGCTGTCCATTTGGAAGACCTTAAAATTTCCGGCGAGTTTATTGGTCCAAGAAAGGAAATGATCACCCCTTGGTCTACCAATGCAGTTGAAATAAGCCAAAATATGGGAATTAAAGGGATTCTTAGGATCGAAGCCTTCTATCCGTGGATTGAAGGTAGTTCTTTTGACCCTATGCTTCAGCGATTGTACAAAGGACTTGACCAAGAAGTTTTTGCAATTGCTAAAACCCCGGATCCGATACAATATATCGAAGATATCCACACCTACAATGAAAAAGAAGGGCTGGCTTTAAGTAAAGAAGAGGTAGCTTATTTAGAAGGTGTAAGCCAATCATTGGGACGACCATTGACTGACAGTGAAGTGTTTGGATTTAGCCAGGTAAACTCAGAACATTGCAGGCACAAGATCTTTAATGGCACCTTTATACTGGATGGAGAGGAAAAATCCATGACCTTATTTCAGTTGATCAAGGCAACCTCCAAGGCCAATAAAAATGGAATCGTTTCTGCTTATAGTGATAACGTTGCTTTTGTAAAAGGCCCTAAAGCTTTACAATTTGCGCCAAAATCTTCAGAAAAGGCAGATTTTTTTGAGATTAAAGAAATAGATACCGTGATTTCACTGAAAGCCGAAACCCATAATTTTCCTACCACAGTAGAGCCGTTTAATGGTGCTGCTACGGGTTCAGGTGGGGAAATCAGAGACCGGATGGCAGGTGGTACCGCCTCAATTCCTTTGGCAGGTACAGCAGTATATATGACTTCTTATCCAAGATCAGAAGCCGGAAGAAGTTGGGAAAAGGACCTTGAAGAGCGAAAATGGCTCTATCAATCCCCAATGGACATCCTTATTAAAGCGTCTAATGGTGCCAGTGATTTTGGAAATAAGTTTGGTCAGCCCATCATTTGCGGAAGCCTAATGACTTTTGAGCACAATGAAGGTGAGCTGCATTGGGGTTTCGATAAAGTCATTATGCAGGCTGGAGGAGTTGGGTTTACAGCAGCCCCTTATAGTCTTAAAAAAGCTCCCGAAAAAAGTGACCGTATTGTCCTGATGGGCGGCGACAATTATAGAATTGGTATGGGAGGATCTGCAGTTTCCTCACTAAACACCGGTGAATTGAGCCTTTCTCTGGAAATGAATGCCATTCAGCGGTCAAATCCAGAGATGCAGAAAAGGGTATCAAATGTCATCAGGGCTTTGGCTGAAAGTGACGACAACCCTATTATTTCTATCCATGACCATGGAGCAGGTGGCCACCTGAATTGCCTTTCAGAGTTGGTGGAGAATACTGGTGGAACCATTAATTTGGAAAAATTGCCCGTTGGGGACCCTACCCTTTCTGCCAAAGAAATCATTGGAAATGAGTCCCAGGAAAGGATGGGATTGGTAGTAAAAGACATTCACATTGACAAGATAAAAAAGATTGCTGACCGAGAAAGAGCGCCGTTTTATAATATTGGCCAAACAACCGGGGACATGCAATTCAAATTTGAAAACACCCAGACTGGAGAAAAGCCTGTTGATTGGAGTTTGAATCATATGTTTGGGTCTTCCCCAAAAACTGTTTTGGTGGACAAAAAAGCCAACCAAAATTTTAAAGCACCAGAATACAATGTTCAGGATTTTGAGCAGTATTTAACCAATGTGCTGCAATTAGAAGCAGTGGCTTGCAAAGACTGGCTCACCAACAAAGTAGACAGGTCGGTTACGGGTAGGGTGGCCAAGCAACAGACAACTGGCGAACTTCAGCTTCCATTGAATAATGTGGCAGTAATGGCCATGGATTATTCAGGAAATAAAGGAATAGCTACTTCCATTGGCCATTCTCCTATAGCCGCTTTGGTAAGTCCTGAAGCCGGCTCCCGATTGGCAATTGCAGAAGCACTTACCAACTTAATATGGGCTCCACTAACCGATGGACTTAAAGGGGTATCCCTAAGTGCCAACTGGATGTGGCCAGCCAAAAACGAAGGAGAAAATGACAGGTTATACCGGGCAGTTGAATCCACTAGTGATTTCGCTATCGCTTTGGGGATAAACATTCCTACTGGAAAAGACTCCTTGTCCATGACCCAGAAATACCCAGGTGGCCAAACAGTAAAATCTCCCGGTACTGTTATCATTTCCACGGTTGGAGAATGTTCGGACATTAAAAACGTTATTTCTCCTAGCTTGAAGGCTACCTCTGAATCAACATTGCTATACATAGATTTGTCAAAGGATGAAGCAAAATTGGGAGGCAGCTCCTTTGCCCAATCACTCAATAAAATTGGAAATGAAGTACCGAACATAAAGGATGCAGCCTATTTTAAAAGTGCCTTTGCGACCATTCAAGACCTTATCAAGCAAAATAAAGTACTAGCGGGTCATGACATTTCATCCGGTGGTTTGATCACTACCTTATTGGAAATGTGTTTCCCTAACCAGAATACCGGGATAGATATTCATACTTCAAATCTTAAGGAAAAAGATTTGATCAAAGCATTATTTGCAGAAAATCCGGGCTTGGTCATTCAGGTAAAGGATGCGGCAGATGTCTCTTCATTCTTGAATTCACAAGGAGTGTCTGCTGTGGAAATTGCAACTGTAAATGCTTCAGGCACCGTTCAAATTGAGGGTTTAAATAAGTCATGGGAAGTATCAGTGTTGCGGGATATTTGGTACAAATCCTCCTATTTATTGGATCAACAACAGTCCGGAAAAGACCTGGCCAAGGATCGATTTGACAATTATAAAAATCAACCTTTGAATTTTAGTTTTCCAGAGAATTGGAAAGGAACCTATGAAGCATTAAGCTTGGATCCAAACCGAAAAACAGCTACAGGTGCCAAAGCAGCGATTATTCGTGAAAAAGGAGTCAATGGAGATAGAGAGATGGCTTATTCCTTGTGGTTGGCAGGCTTCGATGTCAAAGACATCCACATGACTGACCTTATTTCCGGAAGGGAAAACCTTGAAGATGTAAACATGATCGTCTTTGTGGGTGGCTTTTCAAATTCCGATGTTCTTGGTTCTGCCAAGGGATGGGCAGGAGCTTTTCTTTACAATGAGAAAGCTAAAAATGCTTTGGATAATTTTTATGCTAGAAAAGACACTTTGAGTTTAGGTGTTTGTAATGGATGTCAGCTAATGGTTGAATTGAACCTTATCAATCCTGAGCATGAAAAGAAAGCCAAAATGCTACACAATGACAGCAATAAATTTGAATCAGCTTTTGTAAATGTTACCATTCCTAAAAATGATTCCGTTATGTTTGGCACCTTATCAGGTCAGCGATTGGGTGTTTGGGTGGCACATGGAGAAGGTAAATTTTACCTTCCTGAAGAAAAAGACAGCTACAATTTTGGTATGGAGTATTCTTACGGTGCATACCCCGGTAATCCTAACGGATCGGATCACAATGTTGCAGGACTGGTATCAAAAGATGGACGTCATCTTGCGATAATGCCTCATATAGAGCGGGCAATTGCACCTTGGAACTGGCCTTACTATCCGGAAGATCTTCAAAAAGAAGACGTAAGCCCATGGATAACTGCCTTTATCAATGCAAGAAATTGGGTTGCTGAGAAAATTTCTCATTAA